One Pseudomonas tolaasii NCPPB 2192 genomic window carries:
- the sodC gene encoding superoxide dismutase family protein — protein sequence MNRSVLLGLLSLLAVGTAHAASLQVPVSLVSADGAPQPVGRVTISESAYGLIFTPDLKSLPAGVHGFHIHENGSCEAGVKDGVKVAALAAGGHFDPEKTGKHLGPYANGHLGDLPALYVSMDGTSTNPVLAPRLKTLDQIKGRALMIHAGGDNHSDMPKPLGGGGERLVCGVI from the coding sequence ATGAATCGCTCCGTTCTGCTCGGCCTGCTCAGTCTTCTTGCGGTCGGCACCGCACACGCGGCTTCGCTGCAAGTACCGGTCAGCCTGGTGAGCGCCGATGGCGCGCCGCAGCCGGTGGGCCGCGTGACCATCAGCGAATCAGCCTACGGCCTGATCTTCACCCCTGACCTCAAATCCCTTCCTGCCGGTGTGCACGGCTTTCATATCCATGAAAACGGCAGCTGTGAAGCGGGCGTAAAAGACGGTGTGAAAGTCGCGGCCCTCGCCGCCGGCGGCCACTTCGACCCGGAAAAAACCGGCAAGCATCTGGGCCCTTACGCCAACGGCCACCTGGGCGACCTGCCCGCGCTGTACGTAAGCATGGACGGCACCTCCACCAACCCGGTGCTGGCACCGCGCCTGAAAACCCTCGACCAGATCAAAGGCCGCGCGCTGATGATTCACGCCGGTGGCGACAACCACTCCGACATGCCCAAACCCCTGGGTGGCGGGGGTGAGCGGTTGGTGTGCGGGGTGATCTGA